The Stenotrophomonas rhizophila genome has a window encoding:
- a CDS encoding DUF802 domain-containing protein has product MFRTPLYLVVFLAGLLAVCWIGAGYVGSNPVGLAVALVIAACYVAGAVELHRYRAATAGLSVAVAEAATAPANLGEWLEKVPAGLRNAVRLRVEGERVALPAPVLTPYLVGLLVLLGMLGTLLGMMATLRGTGLALGSATDLQSIRGSLGAPVEGLAVAFGTSIAGVATSAMLGLLSALCRRERLLGVQQLDTRIATTLHLHSQAWQRAEAFRLLQAQAGLMPALVDRLEAMSAAIEAQSGAAGERLSANQDAFHARAEAAHERLAASVQEALQASVAQSARAVGEALQPIMAETMAGISQQTTALQATVGDAVRAQLDGLANGFEASRAATSETWNAALSSQKQAHDTLSAELRSTLATLSEQHDQRAVQLLETLAARLDASVDAWTGAQTEQAQRHAALTRDLRSTLEDFSQLQGEHGARLLDSVGMRLAAWADTLAERMDSSASTHAQAWRDALQGQQSVNAELAERNQQALVAATASFDGHARSLVDGLQASHSGLQDRLEARDAQRLATWSDAFTQLSEQLGQQWADNGAQVAASQQAVCETLSRTAHEIGTQAQAHAAETISEISRLVTLASEAPKAAAEVVAELRQKLSDSMVRDTAMLDERTRLLATLETLLDAVNHASTEQRTAVDALVSTSADLLERVGTQFTDHIAAETGKLDGVAAQLSGSAVEVASLAEAFGTAMQSFGTASTGLGEQLQQVAGALDASMTRSDEQLAYYVTQAREVIDLSVLSQQQIIEELQQLAGRRRSAGAATA; this is encoded by the coding sequence ATGTTCAGAACTCCTCTCTACCTCGTTGTTTTCCTTGCCGGCCTGCTGGCGGTGTGCTGGATCGGTGCCGGTTACGTGGGCAGCAACCCGGTCGGCCTGGCCGTGGCGCTTGTGATTGCCGCCTGCTATGTGGCCGGTGCAGTTGAACTGCACCGCTACCGGGCGGCTACCGCAGGGCTGAGCGTCGCGGTGGCTGAGGCGGCGACGGCGCCGGCCAACCTGGGCGAGTGGCTGGAGAAGGTACCGGCAGGCCTGCGCAACGCGGTGCGCCTGCGCGTGGAGGGCGAGCGCGTGGCGCTGCCAGCGCCGGTGCTGACCCCGTATCTGGTCGGCCTGCTGGTGCTGCTGGGCATGCTCGGCACCCTGCTGGGCATGATGGCCACCTTGCGCGGCACTGGGCTGGCACTGGGCAGCGCCACCGACCTGCAGTCCATCCGCGGTTCGCTGGGCGCGCCGGTGGAAGGCCTGGCCGTGGCGTTCGGCACCTCGATTGCCGGCGTGGCCACCTCGGCCATGCTGGGCCTGCTGTCGGCGCTGTGCCGGCGCGAACGCCTGCTGGGCGTGCAGCAACTGGATACCCGCATCGCCACCACCCTGCACCTGCATTCGCAGGCGTGGCAGCGCGCCGAAGCCTTCCGCCTGCTGCAGGCGCAGGCAGGCCTGATGCCGGCGCTGGTGGACCGCCTGGAAGCGATGAGCGCCGCGATCGAAGCGCAGAGCGGCGCGGCGGGCGAACGCCTGTCGGCCAACCAGGACGCCTTCCATGCCCGCGCCGAGGCCGCCCATGAGCGCCTCGCCGCTTCGGTGCAGGAGGCATTGCAGGCCAGCGTCGCGCAGAGTGCGCGCGCGGTCGGCGAGGCGCTGCAGCCGATCATGGCCGAGACCATGGCCGGCATCAGCCAGCAGACCACTGCCCTGCAGGCCACGGTGGGCGATGCCGTGCGCGCGCAGCTGGACGGCCTGGCCAATGGCTTCGAAGCCAGCCGCGCCGCCACCAGCGAGACCTGGAACGCTGCGCTCAGCAGTCAGAAGCAGGCGCACGACACCCTGTCGGCAGAACTGCGTTCTACTTTGGCCACGCTCAGCGAACAGCACGACCAGCGTGCCGTGCAGCTGCTGGAAACCCTGGCCGCCCGTCTCGACGCCAGCGTGGATGCATGGACCGGGGCACAGACCGAACAGGCGCAGCGCCATGCCGCCCTTACCCGCGATCTGCGCAGCACGCTTGAGGATTTCAGCCAGCTGCAGGGCGAGCACGGCGCCCGCCTGCTCGATTCGGTGGGTATGCGTCTGGCTGCTTGGGCCGATACCCTCGCCGAGCGCATGGACAGCAGCGCCAGCACCCACGCGCAGGCGTGGCGCGATGCGCTGCAGGGCCAGCAGTCGGTGAACGCCGAACTGGCCGAACGCAACCAGCAGGCACTGGTCGCGGCCACGGCCAGCTTCGATGGCCATGCGCGTTCGCTGGTGGATGGCCTGCAGGCCTCGCACAGCGGCCTGCAGGATCGTCTGGAAGCCCGCGACGCGCAGCGCCTGGCCACCTGGAGCGATGCGTTCACCCAGTTGTCGGAACAGCTGGGCCAGCAATGGGCCGACAACGGCGCGCAGGTTGCGGCCAGCCAGCAGGCGGTCTGCGAAACCCTGTCGCGTACCGCACACGAGATCGGCACGCAGGCGCAGGCGCATGCGGCCGAGACCATCAGCGAGATCTCGCGGCTGGTCACGCTCGCCTCGGAAGCCCCGAAGGCGGCCGCCGAAGTGGTCGCCGAACTGCGCCAGAAGCTGTCCGACAGCATGGTCCGCGACACCGCCATGCTCGACGAACGGACCCGCCTGCTGGCCACGCTGGAAACGCTGCTGGATGCAGTCAACCACGCGTCCACCGAACAACGCACCGCCGTGGACGCGCTGGTCAGCACCTCGGCCGATCTGCTGGAGCGCGTGGGCACGCAGTTCACCGACCATATCGCTGCCGAGACCGGCAAACTGGATGGCGTGGCCGCGCAGTTGAGCGGCAGCGCGGTGGAAGTGGCCAGCCTGGCCGAGGCGTTCGGCACTGCGATGCAGAGCTTCGGCACCGCCAGCACCGGGCTGGGTGAGCAGCTGCAGCAGGTGGCCGGCGCGCTGGATGCCTCGATGACCCGCAGCGATGAGCAGCTGGCCTATTACGTGACCCAGGCGCGTGAAGTGATTGACCTGAGCGTGCTCTCCCAGCAGCAGATCATCGAGGAACTGCAGCAGCTGGCCGGCCGCCGCCGCAGCGCCGGGGCCGCCACCGCATGA
- a CDS encoding host attachment family protein: MSTLQIPKGTLVIVADGGSARVFTNVGDGRTLQLKQEEELEVKDISAEGVSGQGPSGAVPKDMSISQLNEATFAKQLAQQLNDHALKHRYEHLILIADPTTLGHIRPQLHKEVQSRMLKEIAKDYTNSTLDDIQRALAA; the protein is encoded by the coding sequence ATGTCCACCCTGCAGATCCCCAAAGGTACCCTCGTCATCGTCGCTGATGGCGGCTCGGCCCGCGTGTTCACCAATGTGGGCGACGGCCGCACGCTGCAGCTGAAGCAGGAGGAGGAACTGGAGGTCAAGGACATCAGCGCCGAAGGCGTCTCCGGCCAGGGGCCCTCCGGCGCAGTGCCCAAGGACATGAGCATTTCCCAGCTCAATGAAGCCACCTTCGCCAAACAGCTGGCGCAGCAGTTGAACGATCACGCGCTCAAGCACCGCTATGAGCACCTGATCCTGATCGCCGACCCGACCACGCTGGGCCACATCCGGCCGCAGCTGCACAAGGAAGTACAGAGCCGGATGCTGAAGGAGATCGCCAAGGACTACACCAATTCCACGCTGGACGACATCCAGCGCGCCCTGGCGGCCTGA
- a CDS encoding thioredoxin family protein, protein MAYARRFTDLLEPARAEVEAGTGWQLLEFGTDWCGHCAAAQPVVRDFVEKHGLDHRKVEDGKGRPLGRAFTVRLWPTLVLLRDGQEVARVVRPTAQADMDALERALG, encoded by the coding sequence ATGGCCTACGCACGCAGGTTTACCGATCTGCTGGAGCCTGCCCGTGCCGAAGTAGAGGCCGGCACGGGCTGGCAGCTGCTGGAATTCGGCACGGACTGGTGCGGGCATTGCGCGGCGGCGCAGCCGGTGGTGAGGGACTTTGTTGAAAAACACGGCCTCGACCACCGCAAGGTCGAAGACGGCAAGGGGCGCCCTCTGGGGCGCGCCTTCACGGTCAGGCTCTGGCCCACGCTGGTCCTGTTGCGCGACGGGCAGGAGGTGGCGCGCGTGGTGCGCCCGACCGCCCAGGCAGATATGGATGCCCTCGAACGCGCCCTCGGGTAG
- a CDS encoding OmpA family protein: protein MSDEIELEGETGAPIWAAFGDLMSVLLGAFVLILVGVVALQLELSHRLDEEVAQRQAEAKRRQTLEQALAGPLAAGRVTLVDGRIGIRGSVLFALNSDQLQPEGRELLRSLAAPLAGYLSSREEILMVSGFTDDRPVRDSNRQFADNWELSAERALTVTRTLIAEGVPAGSVFAAAFGAEQPVGSNADEEGRARNRRVEMAPIPRPKPTVAGDGR from the coding sequence ATGAGTGACGAGATCGAGCTGGAAGGCGAAACCGGCGCGCCGATCTGGGCCGCCTTCGGCGACCTGATGTCGGTGCTGCTGGGCGCGTTCGTGCTGATCCTGGTCGGCGTGGTGGCGCTGCAGCTGGAGCTGTCGCATCGCCTCGATGAGGAAGTGGCGCAGCGCCAGGCCGAAGCCAAGCGGCGCCAGACCCTGGAACAGGCCCTGGCCGGTCCGCTGGCCGCCGGGCGGGTAACGCTGGTGGATGGCCGCATCGGCATCCGCGGCAGCGTGCTGTTCGCGCTCAATTCCGACCAGCTGCAGCCGGAAGGCCGCGAGCTGCTGCGCAGCCTGGCTGCGCCGCTGGCCGGGTATCTTTCATCGCGCGAAGAGATCCTGATGGTCAGCGGTTTCACCGATGACCGTCCGGTACGCGACAGCAACCGCCAGTTCGCCGACAACTGGGAACTGTCGGCCGAGCGCGCGTTGACCGTGACCCGCACCCTGATCGCCGAAGGCGTGCCGGCCGGTTCGGTGTTCGCCGCCGCGTTCGGTGCCGAACAGCCGGTGGGTTCCAACGCCGACGAAGAAGGCCGCGCACGCAATCGCCGTGTCGAAATGGCGCCGATTCCACGCCCGAAGCCGACCGTGGCGGGCGATGGACGGTAA
- a CDS encoding type II toxin-antitoxin system prevent-host-death family antitoxin — MSLPLDVPGLEKATASSVKTRGWPSLMRTVREKQALVITNHNHPEAVIVDIKAYQELLARAAGNPDDARQGELDRLRAEFDTTLASLNTDGGLGKVMGQPIRRGRRTALGPSL; from the coding sequence ATGAGCCTGCCCCTGGATGTTCCCGGCCTTGAAAAGGCCACTGCGTCATCGGTGAAGACCCGGGGCTGGCCGAGCCTGATGCGCACCGTGCGCGAAAAGCAGGCCCTGGTGATCACCAACCACAACCACCCCGAAGCGGTGATCGTGGACATCAAGGCCTACCAGGAACTGCTGGCCCGCGCGGCCGGCAACCCGGATGACGCGCGCCAGGGGGAGCTGGATCGCCTGCGTGCGGAGTTCGATACCACCCTGGCCAGCCTCAATACCGACGGTGGGCTGGGCAAGGTGATGGGCCAGCCGATCCGTCGCGGGCGCAGGACCGCCCTTGGCCCGTCGCTCTGA
- a CDS encoding AraC family transcriptional regulator — protein MPHRKKDIPPVDAAGQRLPLGPESAVLCRARDYAAGTVIPLHHHPDRHQLVYAASGVLVVQAGAGRWVVPSTRAIWMPAGIGHKVSCIGAVRMRSLYILPQAIADAPPSAATVSITPLLAELIGAAAIVEQPYVPDSRDGHLMQLILDELQALPVLPLHVPEPVDPRLQQIAQHWDAAPDDASTLQDWAVRLGVDAKTIQRLCARELHMTFGQWRQQIRLVRALERLAHGEKVIDVALSQGYASPSAFTAMFKKRFGQLPSQFFE, from the coding sequence ATGCCTCATCGGAAAAAAGACATCCCGCCGGTCGACGCTGCAGGCCAGCGTCTGCCGCTGGGCCCCGAGTCCGCCGTGCTGTGCCGGGCGCGCGACTACGCCGCCGGCACGGTGATTCCGCTGCACCACCATCCGGACCGCCACCAGCTGGTCTACGCCGCCTCCGGCGTGCTGGTGGTGCAGGCCGGCGCCGGCCGCTGGGTGGTGCCCAGCACGCGCGCGATCTGGATGCCGGCCGGGATCGGCCACAAGGTGAGCTGCATCGGCGCGGTGCGCATGCGCAGCCTGTACATCCTGCCGCAGGCCATCGCCGATGCGCCGCCCAGCGCAGCGACCGTGTCGATCACACCCTTGTTGGCCGAACTGATCGGTGCGGCCGCCATCGTGGAGCAGCCCTACGTTCCGGACTCGCGCGACGGCCATCTCATGCAGCTGATCCTGGATGAACTGCAGGCGCTGCCGGTGCTGCCACTGCATGTTCCGGAACCGGTCGACCCGCGCCTGCAGCAGATCGCACAGCACTGGGACGCCGCGCCCGACGACGCTTCCACGCTGCAGGACTGGGCCGTTCGCCTCGGCGTGGACGCCAAGACGATCCAGCGCCTGTGTGCGCGCGAACTGCACATGACGTTCGGTCAATGGCGCCAGCAGATCCGGCTCGTCCGCGCCCTCGAACGCCTCGCCCATGGCGAGAAGGTCATCGACGTAGCGCTGTCGCAAGGCTACGCCAGCCCCAGCGCGTTCACCGCCATGTTCAAGAAGCGATTCGGCCAGCTGCCCAGCCAGTTCTTCGAGTAG
- a CDS encoding DUF3348 domain-containing protein: protein MTGTMAKKQHRTPVPGPPFIRLLAALADRNAPRTGLDLSDRLSQWIDWTRAVALSRALDGRLPAVADAAPGSVETLDGECARVRATLVESITAPPAAGKPAATDATAYRQRCLTAQRAMLTATGRLRGLLRDRLSAGPGDLPRLAEVDAAMEQALSPREQQLLASVPVLLGAHFERLRDDAGTAEVDPDSGWLHLFRNDMQAVLLAELDVRFHPIEGLLAALRPH from the coding sequence TTGACCGGAACCATGGCGAAGAAGCAGCACCGCACGCCTGTCCCCGGCCCGCCCTTCATCCGGTTGCTGGCGGCGCTGGCCGACCGCAATGCCCCGCGTACCGGGCTCGACCTGTCCGACCGGCTCAGCCAGTGGATCGACTGGACCCGGGCCGTGGCGCTGTCGCGCGCGCTCGACGGGCGGCTGCCGGCCGTGGCAGACGCCGCACCCGGTTCCGTCGAGACGCTTGACGGGGAATGCGCGCGGGTACGCGCCACCCTGGTTGAAAGCATCACCGCCCCGCCGGCGGCAGGGAAACCGGCCGCGACCGACGCCACCGCCTACCGCCAGCGCTGTCTCACCGCGCAGCGCGCCATGCTCACCGCCACCGGGCGCCTGCGCGGCCTGCTGCGGGACCGGCTCAGTGCCGGGCCCGGAGACCTGCCCCGGTTGGCCGAGGTGGACGCCGCCATGGAGCAGGCGCTGAGCCCGCGCGAGCAGCAACTGCTGGCCAGCGTGCCGGTCCTGCTCGGCGCCCATTTCGAGCGTCTGCGCGACGACGCCGGCACCGCTGAGGTCGATCCCGACAGCGGCTGGCTGCACTTGTTCAGGAACGACATGCAGGCCGTGCTGCTGGCCGAACTGGATGTCCGTTTTCACCCCATCGAAGGCCTGCTTGCAGCGCTTCGCCCCCACTAA
- a CDS encoding SOS response-associated peptidase, with product MRRFAQAIAEPESVPDGLPRELATAVAAAPDRYNIGKGSTASVLARNADGELIVTDMVWGLVPRWSKTPDTPYTTVTARLDRAPGSRIFAKAWAERPCVIPMTGYYKLDRQRRPPWPLFVQRRDGLALLAAGIWEHWEDGDGHAMDSFSVLTAPNRAIPEPLTPDGPVFLSAELAMAWLSGAANTPASLRVRSPALEAYPVGRAFRDLKRDDYTLLEPVDPDVETTSPPPVDGDGDGWDEDS from the coding sequence ATGCGTCGTTTCGCCCAAGCCATTGCCGAGCCGGAATCGGTCCCCGACGGACTGCCGCGCGAGCTCGCCACTGCCGTGGCCGCAGCGCCGGACCGCTACAACATCGGCAAGGGGTCCACGGCATCGGTGCTGGCCCGCAATGCCGATGGCGAGCTGATCGTAACCGACATGGTCTGGGGCCTGGTGCCGCGCTGGTCGAAGACGCCGGATACGCCCTACACCACCGTCACCGCCCGGCTGGATCGGGCGCCGGGCAGCCGCATCTTCGCCAAGGCCTGGGCCGAACGCCCGTGCGTGATTCCGATGACCGGGTACTACAAGCTGGACCGCCAACGCCGGCCGCCGTGGCCGCTGTTCGTGCAGCGGCGCGATGGCCTCGCCCTGTTGGCCGCCGGCATCTGGGAGCACTGGGAGGACGGCGACGGCCACGCGATGGATTCCTTCAGCGTGCTCACCGCACCCAACCGCGCCATTCCGGAACCGCTGACGCCGGATGGGCCGGTGTTCCTGTCCGCCGAGCTGGCAATGGCATGGCTTTCCGGTGCCGCCAACACCCCTGCCTCGCTGCGGGTACGCTCGCCGGCACTGGAGGCGTATCCGGTCGGACGCGCCTTCCGCGACCTCAAGCGCGACGACTACACGCTGCTGGAACCGGTCGACCCGGACGTGGAAACGACATCGCCGCCCCCGGTGGACGGGGACGGCGATGGCTGGGACGAGGACAGCTGA
- a CDS encoding GH92 family glycosyl hydrolase, with protein sequence MGAILVAGTAAAAPQSAGERAYAAVDPFIGTGGEGHTYPGATVPFGMVQLSPDTRIQPREKAYDWAAGYRHDDSSIVGFSHTHFSGSGHSDLGDVLVMPFTGDPGLERGDPEKPRSGYASRFDHKDEKAEPGYYAVTLQDYKVRAELTASARTGVHRYTYPKGEEAKLLLDLRTSLYDYPGKILWSRLRLREDGTVTGFRETRGWAPGRQLYFAMRFSRPLTGHALHNTETDIAYKGFPPPGHNHPEQRPQIEGRQLVGTFDFGKLDAPLVVSVAISSVSEAGAIANLDAEAKDQNFDRVRADARTQWQQALSVLDIEAPAHDKRSAYTALYHSLLGPTLFMDVDGQYRGSDNAVHRAEGYTNYSTFSLWDTYRALHPLLTLVQPEQRTSDMVNSLLAHQHSSAYGMLPVWAFHGQETWCMIGYHAVPVIADAYVKGIRGFDADKALRAMVTTANYGPYDGIAQYRELGWVPIDEEGEAASKTLEYAFDDWTIARMATAMGKTDVAAEFDKRAGNWRHAFDAETGFMRARKRDGSFRTPFDPSASGYGTDYTEGNAWQYSWYVPQDVAGLAEVHGGADKLLARLDAVFDAKVDPSIFEHMEDITGLIGWYAHGNEPSHHVAYLYSYAGQPWRAQARLKQIMDTQYADRPDGLAGNDDLGQMSAWYVFTALGFYPVAPGSAEYIIGRPFLPKAVLNLPNGKTFRITTDGMGKGHEYVGSVTLNGKPLNRTFLRHAEILAGGELHFTLQATPNKAWPGQGAEQPYSMSR encoded by the coding sequence ATGGGCGCAATACTGGTGGCAGGCACTGCAGCAGCGGCGCCGCAGAGTGCAGGCGAACGCGCCTACGCCGCCGTGGATCCATTCATTGGTACCGGTGGCGAGGGGCATACCTATCCCGGCGCGACGGTGCCCTTCGGCATGGTCCAGCTCAGCCCGGACACCCGCATCCAGCCGCGCGAAAAGGCCTACGACTGGGCCGCCGGCTACCGCCACGACGACAGCAGCATTGTCGGCTTCTCGCACACCCATTTCTCCGGCAGCGGCCATTCCGACCTGGGCGATGTGCTGGTGATGCCGTTCACCGGCGACCCCGGCCTGGAGCGTGGCGATCCGGAAAAGCCGCGCAGCGGCTACGCCTCGCGCTTTGACCACAAGGATGAAAAAGCGGAGCCCGGCTACTACGCCGTGACGCTGCAGGACTACAAGGTCCGCGCCGAGCTCACCGCCAGCGCCCGCACCGGCGTGCATCGCTACACCTACCCGAAGGGCGAGGAAGCCAAGCTGCTGCTCGACCTGCGCACCAGCCTGTACGACTACCCCGGCAAGATCCTGTGGTCGCGCCTGCGCCTGCGCGAGGACGGCACCGTGACCGGCTTCCGCGAAACCCGCGGCTGGGCACCGGGCCGGCAGCTGTATTTCGCCATGCGGTTCTCGCGCCCGCTCACCGGGCACGCGCTGCACAACACTGAAACCGACATCGCCTACAAGGGATTCCCGCCGCCGGGCCACAACCACCCGGAGCAGCGCCCGCAGATCGAAGGCCGCCAGCTGGTCGGTACGTTCGACTTCGGCAAGCTCGATGCCCCGCTGGTGGTCAGCGTGGCGATCTCCTCGGTGAGCGAAGCGGGCGCCATCGCCAACCTCGACGCCGAAGCGAAAGACCAGAACTTCGACCGCGTCCGCGCCGACGCCCGCACGCAATGGCAGCAGGCGCTGTCGGTGCTGGACATCGAGGCCCCCGCGCATGACAAACGCAGCGCCTACACCGCGCTGTACCACAGCCTGCTCGGCCCGACCCTGTTCATGGACGTGGACGGCCAGTACCGTGGCTCGGACAACGCCGTGCACCGCGCCGAGGGCTATACCAATTATTCGACCTTCTCGCTGTGGGACACCTACCGCGCCCTGCACCCGCTGCTGACCCTGGTGCAGCCGGAGCAGCGCACCAGCGACATGGTCAATTCGCTGCTCGCGCACCAGCACAGCAGTGCCTACGGCATGCTGCCGGTGTGGGCGTTCCATGGCCAGGAAACCTGGTGCATGATCGGCTACCACGCAGTGCCGGTGATCGCCGATGCCTACGTCAAGGGCATTCGTGGCTTCGATGCCGACAAGGCGCTGCGGGCGATGGTGACCACCGCAAACTACGGCCCCTACGATGGCATCGCGCAGTACCGCGAGCTGGGCTGGGTGCCGATCGACGAAGAGGGCGAGGCGGCCAGCAAGACGCTGGAGTATGCCTTCGACGACTGGACCATCGCGCGCATGGCCACGGCCATGGGCAAGACGGATGTGGCGGCCGAGTTCGACAAGCGCGCCGGCAACTGGCGCCATGCCTTCGACGCCGAAACCGGCTTCATGCGCGCACGCAAGCGTGACGGCAGCTTCCGCACCCCGTTCGATCCCAGCGCCAGCGGTTACGGCACCGACTACACCGAAGGCAACGCCTGGCAGTATTCCTGGTACGTGCCGCAGGACGTGGCCGGCCTGGCCGAAGTGCACGGCGGCGCTGACAAGCTGCTGGCGCGGCTGGATGCGGTGTTCGATGCCAAGGTGGATCCGTCCATCTTCGAGCACATGGAAGACATCACCGGCCTGATCGGCTGGTACGCGCACGGCAACGAGCCCAGCCACCACGTGGCCTACCTGTATTCGTACGCGGGCCAGCCGTGGCGCGCGCAGGCGCGCTTGAAGCAGATCATGGACACCCAGTACGCCGACCGCCCCGATGGCCTGGCCGGCAACGACGACCTGGGCCAGATGTCGGCCTGGTATGTGTTCACCGCGCTGGGCTTCTACCCGGTGGCACCGGGCAGCGCCGAGTACATCATCGGCCGCCCGTTCCTGCCCAAGGCGGTGCTGAACCTGCCCAACGGCAAGACCTTCCGCATCACCACCGACGGCATGGGCAAGGGCCACGAGTACGTGGGTTCGGTGACGCTCAACGGCAAGCCGTTGAACCGCACGTTCCTGCGCCATGCGGAAATCCTGGCCGGCGGCGAACTGCACTTCACCCTGCAGGCAACGCCGAACAAGGCATGGCCGGGGCAGGGCGCGGAACAGCCGTACTCGATGTCGCGCTGA
- the proP gene encoding glycine betaine/L-proline transporter ProP, with protein MQELHAAHAHFGWFKRRRQMKVDEVTVVDRPMLKKAVGAAALGNAMEWFDFGVYGYLAVTLGQVFFPASSPTAQLIATFATFTVAFLVRPLGGLVFGPLGDRYGRQKVLAFTMILMALGTFSIGLIPSYDSIGMWAPALLLLARLVQGFSTGGEYGGAATFIAEYSTDRNRGLMGSWLEFGTLGGYIAGAATVTVLHMALSSTQMLDWGWRLPFLIAGPLGLLGLYMRMKLEETPAFRAYAEEADKRDLERPGLGALLRVHWPQLLKCVGLVLVFNVTDYMLLTYMPSYLSVTMGYAESKGLLLIIIVMLVMMPLNVVGGLFSDRLGRRPMIIGACIALFALAIPCLLLVGSGHDGLIFLGLMLLGLALVCFTSSMPSTLPALFYTPVRYSALSIAFNVSVSLFGGTTPLITAWLVERTGDPLVPAYYLMGAAVIGLVTMLFVNETANLPLRGSPPAVASEAEAHALLRSDEPVTVDATQPTLPRPALPNDPTPA; from the coding sequence ATGCAGGAACTGCATGCCGCACATGCCCATTTCGGGTGGTTCAAGCGCCGCCGCCAGATGAAGGTCGACGAAGTCACCGTGGTCGATCGCCCCATGCTCAAGAAAGCCGTGGGTGCCGCCGCGCTCGGCAATGCGATGGAATGGTTCGATTTCGGTGTGTATGGCTATCTTGCGGTCACGCTCGGCCAGGTGTTCTTCCCCGCCAGCAGCCCGACCGCGCAGCTGATCGCCACCTTCGCCACCTTCACCGTGGCGTTCCTGGTCCGCCCACTGGGTGGGCTGGTGTTCGGGCCGCTGGGTGACAGATACGGCCGCCAGAAAGTGCTGGCGTTCACCATGATCCTGATGGCGCTGGGCACCTTCAGCATCGGCCTGATTCCGTCCTACGACAGCATCGGCATGTGGGCCCCGGCCTTGCTGCTGCTTGCGCGCCTGGTGCAGGGGTTCTCGACCGGCGGCGAATACGGCGGCGCGGCCACGTTCATCGCCGAATATTCCACCGACCGCAACCGCGGCCTGATGGGCAGCTGGCTCGAGTTCGGCACGCTGGGCGGCTACATCGCCGGCGCGGCCACGGTGACGGTGCTGCACATGGCCTTGAGCAGCACGCAGATGCTGGACTGGGGCTGGCGCCTGCCGTTCCTGATCGCCGGTCCGCTGGGCCTGCTCGGCCTGTACATGCGGATGAAGCTGGAAGAGACCCCGGCCTTCCGCGCCTATGCCGAAGAGGCCGACAAACGCGACCTCGAACGCCCGGGGCTGGGCGCGCTGCTGCGCGTGCATTGGCCGCAGTTGCTCAAGTGCGTGGGCCTGGTGCTGGTGTTCAACGTCACCGACTACATGCTGCTCACCTACATGCCCAGCTACCTGAGCGTGACCATGGGCTATGCCGAGAGCAAGGGCCTGCTGCTGATCATCATCGTGATGCTGGTGATGATGCCGCTCAACGTGGTGGGCGGGTTGTTCAGTGACCGCCTGGGCCGCCGGCCGATGATCATCGGCGCGTGCATCGCGCTGTTCGCGCTGGCCATTCCGTGCCTGCTGCTGGTGGGCAGCGGCCACGACGGGCTGATCTTCCTCGGCCTCATGCTGCTCGGGTTGGCGCTGGTGTGTTTCACCAGTTCCATGCCGTCCACGCTGCCGGCGCTGTTCTACACCCCGGTGCGCTACAGCGCGCTGTCGATCGCGTTCAACGTCTCGGTGTCGCTGTTCGGTGGCACCACGCCGCTGATCACCGCCTGGCTGGTGGAGCGCACCGGCGACCCGCTGGTGCCGGCGTACTACCTGATGGGCGCGGCGGTGATCGGCCTGGTCACCATGCTGTTCGTCAACGAAACCGCCAACCTGCCACTGCGCGGCTCGCCGCCGGCGGTGGCCAGCGAAGCCGAAGCCCACGCCCTGCTGCGCAGCGACGAGCCGGTGACGGTGGATGCCACCCAGCCGACGCTACCCCGGCCGGCACTTCCGAACGACCCCACCCCGGCGTAG
- a CDS encoding DUF2894 domain-containing protein, protein MDGNRTAASDRLAHWRGQQLDRHDPVQFAFLEALQRRAQRASGSLRGVLDARLETLLAAYAERVTAATVATAPAKRAETADTLAALGQPRATYNPDYPALPALAEFRSAWAALRTAGQVRQTLAQTPSDGGPLNSSVLVHRAIGWMGEVSPAYLQHFLAYIDNLAWLEQMQQRGTLPSRDSVPGRTPAKPRRSRTAR, encoded by the coding sequence ATGGACGGTAACCGTACCGCCGCCAGCGACCGGCTCGCGCACTGGCGCGGGCAGCAGCTGGATCGCCACGATCCGGTGCAGTTCGCCTTCCTGGAAGCGCTGCAGCGCCGCGCGCAGCGGGCCAGCGGTTCGCTGCGCGGCGTACTGGACGCCCGCCTGGAGACGCTGCTGGCTGCCTACGCCGAACGCGTGACTGCCGCGACCGTTGCAACCGCGCCCGCGAAGCGCGCAGAAACGGCGGATACGCTGGCCGCGCTGGGCCAGCCGCGCGCCACGTACAACCCCGACTACCCCGCACTGCCGGCCCTGGCCGAGTTCCGCAGTGCGTGGGCCGCGCTGCGCACCGCCGGCCAGGTGCGGCAGACATTGGCGCAGACCCCGAGCGATGGCGGCCCGTTGAACTCCAGCGTGCTGGTGCACCGTGCCATCGGCTGGATGGGCGAGGTGTCGCCCGCGTACCTGCAGCATTTCCTCGCCTACATCGACAACCTGGCCTGGCTGGAGCAGATGCAGCAGCGCGGCACCCTGCCCAGCCGCGACAGCGTGCCCGGCCGCACCCCGGCCAAGCCGCGCCGCAGCCGCACCGCACGCTAA